Proteins from a genomic interval of Salmo salar chromosome ssa14, Ssal_v3.1, whole genome shotgun sequence:
- the LOC106569356 gene encoding complement C1q-like protein 3 produces MIATGVCGVVMVLVLVILIPVLVNSAGISARYEMLGSCQMVCDPHGTKSTATDKANTIRDSRLVQSLPTLIQGPKGEPGRTGRIGPRGPLGEPGPPGPAGPPGERGEPGPPGLPGTPGANGATGAISAATYNTVPKIAFYAGLKKQHEGYEVLKFDDVVTNLGNHYDPMTGKFTCSIPGIYFFVYHVLMRGGDGTSMWADLCKNNQVRASAIAQDADQNYDYASNSVVLHLEPGDEIYIKLDGGKAHGGNNNKYSTFSGFIVYAD; encoded by the exons ATGATCGCGACAGGTGTTTGTGGAGTAGTCATGGTGCTAGTGTTGGTTATCCTGATTCCGGTGCTGGTCAACTCCGCCGGGATATCCGCGCGGTACGAAATGCTCGGATCCTGTCAGATGGTGTGTGATCCCCACGGGACCAAGTCCACGGCCACAGACAAAGCCAATACCATCAGAGACAGCCGCTTGGTCCAGTCTCTACCAACCTTAATCCAAGGTCCGAAAGGGGAGCCCGGACGCACAGGAAGAATTGGCCCTAGGGGTCCTCTTGGCGAACCAGGACCACCCGGACCTGCCGGCccacctggggagagaggagagcccGGTCCGCCAGGACTACCCGGAACGCCCGGAGCTAACGGAGCCACAGGTGCCATAAGCGCAGCCACATACAACACGGTTCCAAAGATAGCTTTCTACGCCGGGCTGAAAAAACAGCACGAGGGCTACGAAGTTCTGAAATTTGACGACGTAGTCACCAACCTTGGCAACCACTACGACCCTATGACGGGGAAATTCACCTGCTCGATACCGGGCATCTACTTCTTCGTTTACCATGTGCTGATGCGAGGCGGGGATGGCACCAGTATGTGGGCTGATCTTTGTAAGAACAACCAG GTGCGAGCGAGCGCTATCGCCCAAGACGCCGACCAGAACTACGATTATGCCAGCAACAGTGTTGTCCTGCATCTCGAGCCCGGCGATGAGATCTACATCAAGCTGGACGGGGGCAAGGCGCACGGGGGCAACAACAACAAGTACAGCACCTTCTCCGGCTTCATTGTCTACGCCGATTAA